A single window of Streptomyces sp. NBC_00464 DNA harbors:
- a CDS encoding LuxR C-terminal-related transcriptional regulator, translated as MNGTTEATGGHEGPERRVRVVLVDDHRMFRTGVQAEIGRTEETGVEVVGEAADVDQAVTVITATRPEVVLLDVHLPGGGGVEVLRRCAPFMGAVENPVRFLALSVSDAAEDVIGVIRGGARGYVTKTITGADLVDSVFRVQDGDAVFSPRLAGFVLDAFASTDAPPVDEDLDRLTQREREVLRLIARGYAYKEIAKQLFISVKTVESHVSAVLRKLQLSNRHELTRWATARRLV; from the coding sequence ATGAACGGGACCACTGAGGCGACCGGGGGCCACGAGGGCCCGGAGCGCCGGGTACGAGTCGTGCTCGTCGACGACCACCGGATGTTCCGCACCGGAGTACAGGCCGAGATCGGCCGCACCGAGGAGACGGGCGTCGAGGTCGTCGGCGAGGCCGCCGACGTCGACCAGGCGGTCACCGTCATCACGGCGACCCGCCCCGAGGTCGTCCTCCTCGACGTCCACCTCCCGGGCGGCGGCGGCGTCGAGGTGCTGCGCCGCTGCGCCCCGTTCATGGGCGCGGTGGAGAACCCGGTGCGCTTCCTCGCGCTGTCCGTCTCGGACGCCGCCGAGGACGTCATCGGCGTGATCCGCGGCGGCGCCCGCGGCTATGTCACCAAGACCATCACCGGCGCCGACCTGGTCGACTCGGTCTTCCGGGTCCAGGACGGCGACGCGGTGTTCTCGCCCCGGCTGGCCGGCTTCGTCCTGGACGCCTTCGCCTCCACGGACGCGCCCCCGGTCGACGAGGACCTCGACCGGCTGACCCAGCGCGAGCGCGAGGTGCTGCGGCTGATCGCCCGCGGATACGCGTACAAGGAGATCGCCAAGCAGCTGTTCATCTCGGTGAAGACGGTCGAGTCGCACGTCTCCGCCGTGCTGCGCAAGCTCCAGCTCTCCAACCGGCACGAGCTGACCCGGTGGGCGACGGCGCGACGGCTGGTCTGA
- a CDS encoding M23 family metallopeptidase: MNDQHPYAGYAGYDGHSTGGFDSDPLFGSLPGDYDGSYDTTTAYAAPYGSGQADYSGTYDASQWDTGAHRTAEYGQSADYTAHTAQPQQQHPYDAAPQYDTGATWIPADVGYGHTIPAQHGAPDSSGQWDTTAWHRNGQWADTGTAGYDTGTYDTGAYDATAWNTGATPEHEHQSVHTATAPHASEQTAQHPYAANEPYQAYEQQPAPETTYEHETTYEQQSASHDPYEPYRTAEFSLPKTGTGTGTGTDPDAEAGDSTHAEAEDHTGGHESAPDAVHRPAGRPVTRGTGGNRSRRRSPAKRSALLTVAVPSACVMSVAGIAAASVGGMGGGEEKKDETTTMAAADPGTVKPVAANNALDTQLANLSADAENFADRASRTQERIDLKERQAAEKKKRAEEAARKEALRPKFVMPVKDHRLSAYFGQAGVNWMSVHTGIDFPVDYGTPVMSATDGTVRTQFNTAYGNMAIVTAADGTETWYCHLSSTRIRSGSVKAGDVIAYSGDSGNSTGPHMHFEVRPGGGAAIDPLPWLRSHNVNPN; this comes from the coding sequence GTGAACGACCAGCACCCCTACGCCGGGTACGCCGGATACGACGGCCACTCCACGGGCGGCTTCGACAGCGACCCGCTCTTCGGCTCCCTCCCCGGCGACTACGACGGCTCGTACGACACCACGACGGCCTACGCCGCCCCGTACGGCAGCGGCCAGGCCGACTACAGCGGGACGTACGACGCCTCCCAGTGGGACACGGGCGCACACCGCACGGCCGAGTACGGCCAATCCGCCGACTACACGGCCCACACCGCGCAGCCCCAGCAGCAGCACCCGTACGACGCCGCCCCGCAGTACGACACCGGCGCGACCTGGATCCCGGCAGACGTCGGCTACGGCCACACGATCCCGGCCCAGCACGGCGCCCCGGACTCCTCCGGCCAGTGGGACACCACCGCCTGGCACCGGAACGGCCAGTGGGCCGACACCGGAACAGCGGGATACGACACCGGTACGTACGACACCGGCGCATACGACGCCACCGCCTGGAACACCGGCGCCACGCCCGAGCACGAACATCAATCCGTGCACACCGCGACGGCACCGCACGCATCCGAACAGACGGCGCAGCATCCGTACGCGGCCAACGAGCCGTACCAGGCATACGAGCAGCAGCCCGCCCCCGAAACGACGTACGAGCACGAGACCACGTACGAGCAGCAGTCGGCCTCCCACGATCCGTACGAGCCCTACCGGACCGCCGAGTTCAGCCTCCCGAAGACGGGGACGGGGACGGGGACGGGGACGGATCCCGACGCAGAGGCCGGCGACAGCACCCACGCCGAGGCCGAAGATCACACCGGCGGCCACGAGTCCGCACCGGACGCCGTCCACCGCCCCGCAGGCCGCCCCGTCACCCGCGGCACCGGCGGCAACCGCAGCCGCAGGCGCTCCCCCGCGAAGCGTTCCGCACTCCTCACCGTCGCCGTTCCGTCCGCCTGCGTGATGAGCGTGGCGGGCATCGCCGCAGCCTCCGTGGGCGGAATGGGCGGCGGCGAGGAGAAGAAGGACGAGACCACGACGATGGCGGCCGCCGACCCCGGCACGGTCAAGCCCGTCGCGGCCAACAACGCGCTGGACACCCAGCTGGCCAACCTCAGCGCCGATGCGGAGAACTTCGCCGACCGCGCCAGCCGCACCCAGGAGCGCATCGACCTGAAGGAGCGGCAGGCCGCCGAGAAGAAGAAGCGCGCGGAGGAAGCCGCCCGCAAGGAGGCCCTGCGCCCCAAGTTCGTCATGCCGGTTAAGGATCACCGGCTCAGCGCGTACTTCGGCCAGGCGGGCGTCAACTGGATGTCCGTGCACACGGGCATCGACTTCCCCGTCGACTACGGCACGCCGGTGATGTCGGCGACCGACGGCACCGTTCGTACGCAGTTCAACACCGCCTACGGGAACATGGCCATCGTCACCGCGGCCGACGGCACCGAGACCTGGTACTGCCACCTCAGCAGCACCCGGATCCGCTCGGGCTCGGTCAAGGCCGGTGATGTCATCGCGTACTCCGGCGACTCCGGCAATTCGACCGGCCCGCACATGCACTTCGAGGTGCGGCCCGGCGGCGGCGCGGCCATCGACCCGCTGCCCTGGCTCCGCAGCCACAACGTCAACCCGAACTGA
- the pcrA gene encoding DNA helicase PcrA: MSSLFDDSFLAGLQHTEEGPPPPPEDSAPEAVPEDLFAGVFDGPPPPRDAYYRDGAHRPVIDAAALLDGLNTEQRAAVVHAGSPLLIVAGAGSGKTRVLTHRIAHLLAERGVHPGQILAITFTNKAAGEMKERVEQLVGPRANAMWVMTFHSACVRILRRESKRLSFTSSFSIYDAADSKRLMALVCRDLDLDPKRFPPKSFTAKVSNLKNELIDEETFAGQAADGFEKTLAQAYALYQSRLREANALDFDDIIMTTVHLLQAFPDVAEHYRRRFRHVLVDEYQDTNHAQYTLVRELVGPAGPEDAPAELCVVGDADQSIYAFRGATIRNILQFEEDYPNATTIMLEQNYRSTQTILSAANAVIERNESRRPKNLWTNAGSGARITGYVADTEHDEAQFVADEIDRLTDAGDAKAGDVAIFYRTNAQSRVFEEIFIRVGLPYKVVGGVRFYERKEVRDVLAYLRVLSNPEDTVPLRRILNVPKRGIGDRAEAMIDALSMREKISFPQALRRVDEAYGMAARSSNAVKRFNTLMEELRTVVESGAGPAVVVEAVMERTGYLAELQASTDPQDETRIENLQELASVALEFEQERAEEEGAGTLAEFLEKVALVADADQIPDEDEDGSGVVTLMTLHTAKGLEFPVVFLTGMEDGVFPHMRALGQVKELEEERRLAYVGITRARERLYLTRAAMRSAWGQPSYNPPSRFLEEIPDQHLEWKRKGPMAAPAGPTSGITSSLSASRARSGPSGFATRRTSDKPTITLVAGDRVTHDQFGLGTVTAVEGIGDQAKATVDFGDERPKKLLLRYAPVEKL; this comes from the coding sequence ATGAGCAGCCTCTTTGACGACAGTTTCCTGGCCGGCCTCCAGCACACGGAGGAAGGGCCCCCGCCGCCCCCCGAGGACTCCGCACCCGAAGCGGTGCCGGAGGACCTCTTCGCGGGCGTGTTCGACGGGCCCCCGCCGCCCCGCGACGCGTACTACCGCGACGGGGCCCACCGCCCGGTCATCGACGCCGCCGCGCTGCTCGACGGGCTGAACACCGAGCAGCGCGCAGCCGTCGTGCACGCCGGGTCCCCGCTGCTCATCGTCGCCGGTGCCGGTTCGGGCAAGACCCGCGTGCTGACCCACCGCATCGCCCATCTGCTGGCCGAGCGCGGGGTGCACCCGGGCCAGATCCTGGCGATCACCTTCACCAACAAGGCCGCCGGCGAGATGAAGGAGCGCGTCGAGCAGCTCGTCGGACCGCGGGCCAACGCCATGTGGGTCATGACCTTCCACAGCGCGTGCGTACGGATCCTGCGCCGCGAGTCGAAGCGGCTCAGCTTCACCTCCTCGTTCTCGATCTACGACGCCGCCGACTCCAAGCGCCTCATGGCCCTGGTCTGCCGCGATCTCGACCTCGACCCGAAGCGCTTCCCGCCGAAGTCGTTCACGGCGAAGGTCTCGAACCTGAAGAACGAGCTGATCGACGAGGAGACCTTCGCCGGACAGGCCGCCGACGGCTTCGAGAAGACCCTCGCCCAGGCCTACGCGCTCTACCAGTCCCGGCTGCGCGAGGCCAACGCCCTGGACTTCGACGACATCATCATGACGACGGTGCACCTGCTCCAGGCGTTCCCCGATGTCGCCGAGCACTACCGCCGCCGCTTCCGCCACGTCCTCGTCGACGAGTACCAGGACACCAACCACGCCCAGTACACGCTCGTACGGGAGCTGGTCGGCCCGGCCGGTCCGGAGGACGCCCCCGCCGAGCTGTGCGTCGTGGGTGACGCGGACCAGTCGATCTACGCCTTCCGCGGCGCGACCATCCGCAACATCCTCCAGTTCGAGGAGGACTATCCGAACGCGACCACGATCATGCTGGAGCAGAACTACCGCTCCACGCAGACGATCCTGTCCGCGGCCAACGCGGTCATCGAGCGCAACGAGAGCCGCCGCCCGAAGAACCTCTGGACGAACGCCGGCTCCGGCGCCCGGATCACCGGATACGTCGCGGACACCGAGCACGACGAGGCGCAGTTCGTCGCCGACGAGATCGACCGGCTGACCGACGCGGGCGACGCCAAGGCCGGCGACGTGGCGATCTTCTACCGGACGAACGCGCAGTCCCGTGTCTTCGAGGAGATCTTCATCCGCGTCGGCCTGCCGTACAAGGTCGTCGGCGGGGTGCGCTTCTACGAGCGCAAGGAGGTCAGGGACGTCCTGGCCTACCTCCGGGTCCTCTCCAACCCCGAGGACACCGTCCCGCTGCGCCGCATCCTCAACGTGCCCAAGCGGGGCATCGGCGACCGGGCCGAGGCGATGATCGACGCCCTGTCGATGCGCGAGAAGATCTCCTTCCCGCAGGCGCTGCGCCGCGTCGACGAGGCGTACGGCATGGCGGCCCGCTCGTCGAACGCCGTGAAGCGGTTCAACACGCTGATGGAGGAGCTCCGCACGGTCGTGGAGTCCGGCGCCGGACCGGCGGTCGTGGTGGAGGCCGTCATGGAGCGGACCGGCTATCTCGCCGAGCTCCAGGCGTCCACCGATCCGCAGGACGAGACCCGCATCGAGAACCTCCAGGAGCTTGCCTCCGTCGCCCTCGAATTCGAGCAGGAGCGGGCGGAGGAGGAGGGCGCGGGCACACTCGCCGAGTTCCTGGAGAAGGTCGCGCTCGTCGCCGACGCCGACCAGATCCCCGACGAGGACGAGGACGGCTCCGGTGTCGTCACGCTGATGACGCTGCACACCGCCAAGGGCCTCGAATTCCCCGTGGTCTTCCTGACCGGCATGGAGGACGGCGTCTTCCCGCACATGCGGGCGCTGGGCCAGGTCAAGGAGCTGGAGGAGGAGCGCCGGCTGGCCTACGTCGGCATCACCCGCGCCCGTGAGCGGCTCTATCTCACCCGGGCGGCGATGCGCAGCGCCTGGGGCCAGCCCTCGTACAACCCGCCGTCGCGGTTCCTGGAGGAGATCCCGGACCAGCACCTGGAGTGGAAGCGCAAGGGCCCGATGGCGGCGCCGGCCGGACCGACGTCGGGGATCACCTCGTCGCTCTCCGCGTCCCGCGCGCGCTCCGGCCCCTCGGGCTTCGCGACCCGGCGGACCTCGGACAAGCCGACGATCACGCTGGTGGCCGGTGACCGGGTCACCCACGACCAGTTCGGTCTGGGAACGGTGACTGCGGTCGAGGGCATCGGGGACCAGGCCAAGGCCACGGTCGACTTCGGGGACGAACGGCCGAAGAAGCTGCTGCTGCGGTACGCCCCGGTCGAGAAGCTCTAG
- a CDS encoding PspC domain-containing protein: protein MPAASPRAASSLAPDPEEPPQRKLYRSADGRLLGGVARGLAGHLGLPVAWVRFVFLGLFFADGLGALLYAVFWIVVPLGVGGVDGPRSVFATAPDGTRRLRKPDKGQVFALIALLIGALIFVGNVDMGSKADRYIWPTLLIGAGSVLVWRQADNARRARWMEVGSRRRVLHLARGLAGVALVGLGLAGFMVVRGSAAQLGNVLTAAIAVLTGIALLAGPYLVRMTQDLSEERLMRIRAQERAEVAAHVHDSVLHTLTLIQRNAEDAGEVRRLARAQERELRNWLYNPEGTGKDEDDEPVTLAEAVKRAAAEVEDKHGVPLEVVVVGDCPLDEKLTAQMQAAREAMVNAAKYGGEGGAVQVFAEVEGRTVFVSVRDRGPGFDLDSVPGDRMGVRESIIGRMQRNGGTARLRSVPGGGTEVELEMERTSDERDH from the coding sequence ATGCCAGCCGCCTCGCCCCGAGCCGCAAGCTCCCTCGCCCCCGACCCGGAGGAGCCGCCCCAGCGCAAGCTGTACCGCAGCGCCGACGGGCGGCTGCTCGGCGGCGTCGCACGCGGTCTCGCCGGGCACCTCGGGCTGCCGGTCGCCTGGGTGCGGTTCGTCTTCCTCGGGCTGTTCTTCGCGGACGGCCTCGGCGCGCTCCTGTACGCCGTGTTCTGGATCGTGGTCCCGCTCGGCGTCGGCGGCGTGGACGGCCCGCGTTCCGTCTTCGCGACCGCCCCCGACGGCACCCGCAGACTCCGCAAGCCGGACAAGGGCCAGGTCTTCGCCCTCATCGCGCTGCTCATCGGCGCCCTGATCTTCGTCGGCAACGTCGACATGGGCAGCAAGGCCGACCGCTACATCTGGCCCACCCTGCTGATCGGCGCCGGTTCGGTCCTGGTGTGGCGCCAGGCCGACAACGCCCGCCGCGCCCGCTGGATGGAGGTCGGCAGCCGCCGTCGGGTCCTGCATCTGGCCCGGGGCCTCGCCGGAGTCGCCCTGGTCGGCCTCGGCCTCGCCGGCTTCATGGTCGTCCGCGGCTCCGCGGCCCAGCTCGGCAACGTCCTCACCGCGGCCATCGCCGTGCTCACCGGCATCGCCCTGCTGGCCGGCCCCTATCTCGTCCGCATGACCCAGGACCTCTCCGAGGAACGCCTGATGCGCATCAGGGCCCAGGAGCGCGCCGAGGTCGCCGCCCACGTCCACGACTCGGTGCTGCACACCCTCACCCTGATCCAGCGCAACGCCGAGGACGCGGGCGAGGTCCGCAGACTGGCCCGCGCCCAGGAACGCGAGCTCCGCAACTGGCTCTACAACCCCGAGGGCACCGGCAAGGACGAGGACGACGAGCCCGTGACCCTCGCCGAGGCCGTCAAACGCGCCGCCGCCGAGGTCGAGGACAAGCACGGCGTGCCGCTGGAGGTCGTCGTCGTGGGCGACTGCCCGCTCGACGAGAAGCTGACCGCACAGATGCAGGCCGCACGCGAGGCGATGGTCAACGCCGCCAAGTACGGTGGCGAGGGCGGCGCCGTCCAGGTCTTCGCGGAGGTCGAGGGCCGCACGGTCTTCGTCTCGGTCCGCGACCGGGGTCCGGGTTTCGACCTGGATTCCGTACCGGGGGACAGAATGGGCGTACGAGAATCAATCATCGGCCGGATGCAGCGCAACGGCGGTACCGCCCGGCTGCGTTCGGTGCCCGGCGGGGGCACGGAAGTCGAGCTGGAGATGGAGAGGACGAGCGATGAACGGGACCACTGA
- a CDS encoding PspC domain-containing protein, which translates to MTVPQDAPPGVVPPPGPVPQLHRSSRQKVVAGVCGGLGRYCNVDPVIFRIVLGVLSVTGGLGLIFYGFAWLLIPLEGEEENEARRLLSGRVEGSSLIAVLCALIGCGLFLSMLGNSGTLAFSAMLAIAVIGFTVWTQHRRTADPQERTHPAAERAVSDAPPEVKAPPTPSAPSWWRDPVVKDRATETSGTGYLWGPPDAVPAGRAEGARRATADAPLRLPQRSREVRGRRSIGGAVFVNALVAGGLGTGLSWDSQPLGTSLQIGLAAALAVFGLGMLVSAFVGRTGFGTLLLAMITAGLLAGASALPKDITTDWARKDWRPASAAALQPRYELGSGEAKLDLTRLAVPAGDTVRTEVGLGAGRIVVRVPKAVTVKVHARAGLGDITLPADRRQGDVDIRPSQNEHRTLPPAAGSKPAGTVELDLEVGIGQVEVTRATS; encoded by the coding sequence ATGACCGTTCCCCAGGATGCGCCGCCCGGCGTCGTACCGCCCCCCGGGCCCGTACCGCAGCTGCACCGCAGTTCGCGGCAGAAGGTGGTGGCCGGGGTGTGCGGGGGGCTCGGCCGGTACTGCAACGTCGATCCGGTGATCTTCCGGATCGTGCTCGGAGTGCTCTCCGTGACCGGCGGCCTCGGGCTGATCTTCTACGGCTTCGCATGGCTGCTGATCCCTCTGGAGGGCGAGGAGGAGAACGAGGCGCGCCGGCTGCTGTCGGGCCGGGTCGAGGGGTCGTCGCTGATCGCGGTGCTGTGCGCGCTGATCGGCTGCGGTCTGTTCCTGTCCATGCTCGGCAACAGCGGCACGCTGGCGTTCTCCGCGATGCTCGCGATCGCGGTCATCGGCTTCACCGTCTGGACGCAGCACCGCAGGACGGCCGATCCGCAGGAGCGGACGCATCCGGCGGCCGAACGCGCGGTGTCGGACGCGCCGCCCGAGGTGAAGGCGCCGCCGACACCGTCCGCCCCGTCCTGGTGGCGCGACCCCGTCGTCAAGGACAGGGCGACCGAGACATCCGGAACCGGCTATCTGTGGGGGCCGCCGGACGCCGTGCCGGCCGGCCGGGCGGAGGGGGCGCGCCGGGCGACGGCCGACGCCCCGTTGCGCTTGCCGCAGCGGTCGCGGGAGGTCCGGGGGCGACGGTCGATCGGCGGTGCCGTCTTCGTCAACGCGCTGGTCGCGGGCGGTCTGGGCACGGGCCTGAGCTGGGACTCCCAGCCGCTCGGTACGAGTCTGCAGATCGGGCTGGCCGCCGCGCTCGCGGTCTTCGGGCTGGGGATGCTGGTCAGCGCCTTCGTCGGCCGGACCGGTTTCGGCACGCTTCTGCTGGCGATGATCACGGCCGGCCTGCTCGCGGGCGCGTCCGCGCTGCCGAAGGACATCACCACCGACTGGGCGCGCAAGGACTGGCGGCCCGCGTCGGCCGCCGCGTTGCAGCCGCGGTACGAGCTGGGCTCCGGTGAGGCGAAGCTGGACCTCACCCGGCTCGCCGTGCCCGCGGGTGACACGGTCAGGACCGAGGTGGGGCTCGGTGCGGGCCGCATCGTCGTACGCGTACCGAAGGCGGTCACCGTGAAGGTGCACGCGCGGGCCGGCCTCGGCGACATCACGCTGCCGGCCGACCGGCGCCAGGGCGATGTGGACATCCGTCCCTCGCAGAACGAGCACCGCACGCTGCCGCCGGCCGCGGGCAGCAAGCCGGCCGGCACGGTCGAGCTCGATCTGGAAGTCGGCATCGGACAGGTGGAGGTCACCCGTGCCACGTCATGA
- a CDS encoding GNAT family N-acetyltransferase codes for MPMDVDVQHHARTLTLRSPDHVRVGPFAIRYNPNWSLKYANYAIPDPDAEPTPAELDALIAAFGELDRMPRLEFLPTWAPAVEPALLAAGFTVENRAPLLACAPGGLLPPKPVDGLVMAEPATDAEFDAAALVQHLGYGGTGEPEAGTAQWLRTAASDGGVAALATVDGTPAGAGGCSVPVDGLSELAGLAVSADFRRRGIGAALSVHLTETAFARGCRVVWLEPGDADVERIYASIGYRRVGEKLNISLDPEREGA; via the coding sequence ATGCCCATGGACGTCGACGTCCAGCACCATGCCCGTACGCTCACGCTCCGCTCCCCGGACCACGTCCGGGTCGGCCCGTTCGCGATCCGCTACAACCCGAACTGGTCCCTGAAGTACGCCAATTACGCCATCCCGGACCCGGACGCGGAGCCGACGCCCGCCGAACTCGACGCCCTGATCGCGGCCTTCGGGGAGCTGGACCGGATGCCGCGCCTGGAGTTCCTGCCCACCTGGGCGCCGGCGGTCGAACCCGCGCTGCTGGCCGCCGGGTTCACGGTGGAGAACCGCGCCCCGCTGCTGGCCTGCGCCCCGGGCGGTCTGCTGCCGCCGAAGCCGGTCGACGGCCTGGTGATGGCCGAGCCCGCCACGGATGCGGAGTTCGACGCCGCTGCCCTCGTCCAGCACCTGGGCTACGGCGGGACGGGCGAGCCCGAGGCCGGTACGGCCCAGTGGCTGCGCACCGCCGCATCGGACGGCGGGGTCGCCGCCCTCGCCACGGTCGACGGCACCCCGGCGGGCGCGGGCGGCTGCTCGGTGCCGGTCGACGGCCTCAGCGAGCTGGCCGGGCTCGCGGTCTCGGCGGACTTCCGCCGCCGCGGCATCGGGGCCGCCCTCTCCGTCCACCTGACGGAGACCGCGTTCGCGCGGGGCTGCCGGGTGGTCTGGCTGGAGCCGGGCGACGCCGACGTGGAGCGGATCTACGCGTCCATCGGCTACCGCCGGGTCGGCGAGAAGCTGAACATCTCGCTCGACCCCGAACGCGAAGGCGCCTGA
- a CDS encoding C40 family peptidase codes for MPALASHRKPRTRVRTTGPAVGITTAALASVTLLSTQSALAAPAPKPSIEDVQKKVDDLYRQAGTATQQYNQAKEATTKQRSKVDTLLDDVARRTEKLNEARRTLGTYAADQYRGGALAPTATFFLADDPQSFFDQTHLMDRMTSRQTQAVSDFRTQQVKASKQRAEAVAGLETLTESQATLRTSKQNVQTKLSEARSLLSKLTAEEKARLAELERKKEAEAKRKAAELAKKQAAAKAEADRKADEAAEAAKEAGTGSGTDTGSGTGTGTGTGTGTGSGSDTDASTKAEKVMAFARAQLGKPYVWGATGPASYDCSGLTQAAWKAAGVDIPRTTWDQVNVGTRVATADLQPGDLVFFYDDISHVGIYKGDGMMIHAPKPGANVREESIFYMPIYGSVRPG; via the coding sequence ATGCCGGCCTTGGCGTCGCATCGCAAACCGCGCACCCGGGTGCGCACTACCGGCCCGGCCGTCGGGATCACGACGGCCGCACTGGCGTCGGTGACCCTGCTGTCCACGCAGAGCGCACTCGCCGCCCCCGCACCCAAGCCGAGCATCGAGGACGTACAGAAGAAGGTCGACGACCTCTACCGGCAGGCCGGCACCGCGACCCAGCAGTACAACCAGGCGAAGGAGGCGACGACCAAGCAGCGCTCCAAGGTGGACACGCTGCTGGACGACGTCGCCCGGCGCACCGAGAAGCTGAACGAGGCCCGCAGGACGCTCGGCACCTACGCCGCCGACCAGTACCGCGGTGGCGCCCTCGCCCCGACCGCCACCTTCTTCCTGGCCGACGACCCGCAGTCGTTCTTCGACCAGACCCATCTCATGGACCGGATGACCTCGCGCCAGACGCAGGCGGTGTCGGACTTCCGTACGCAGCAGGTGAAGGCGTCCAAGCAGCGGGCCGAGGCCGTGGCGGGCCTGGAGACGCTCACCGAGTCGCAGGCGACGCTGCGCACCAGCAAGCAGAACGTCCAGACGAAGCTGTCCGAGGCCCGCAGCCTGCTGTCGAAGCTGACCGCCGAGGAGAAGGCGCGCCTGGCGGAGCTGGAGCGCAAGAAGGAGGCCGAGGCCAAGCGCAAGGCCGCGGAGCTGGCGAAGAAGCAGGCCGCCGCGAAGGCCGAGGCCGACCGCAAGGCCGACGAGGCCGCGGAGGCCGCCAAGGAGGCCGGCACCGGAAGCGGTACGGACACCGGAAGCGGGACCGGTACGGGCACCGGCACCGGCACCGGCACAGGTTCGGGTTCGGACACCGACGCCTCGACCAAGGCCGAGAAGGTCATGGCGTTCGCCAGGGCGCAGCTCGGCAAGCCCTACGTCTGGGGGGCGACCGGCCCGGCCTCGTACGACTGCTCGGGGCTCACCCAGGCGGCCTGGAAGGCGGCCGGCGTCGACATTCCGCGGACCACCTGGGACCAGGTGAACGTCGGCACCCGGGTCGCCACGGCTGATCTGCAGCCCGGGGACCTGGTCTTCTTCTACGACGACATCAGCCACGTCGGCATCTACAAGGGCGACGGCATGATGATCCACGCGCCGAAGCCGGGGGCGAACGTGCGCGAGGAGTCGATCTTCTACATGCCGATCTACGGGAGCGTGCGGCCGGGCTGA
- a CDS encoding C40 family peptidase, whose amino-acid sequence MAAHQKPKQRPYTGSAARTAATLAFAGAATAAALPGSAHAEPAPTPAQVRAEVDRLYREAEVATEQYNGAKEKATATAKSVDALRDEAARRTERLNTARDALGSYAAAQYRSGGIDPAVQLALSSDPDQYLRRASYVDRAGERRATEVRAVQRQVADVAQVRAEAAGQLADLAARQAALKEHKATVRTKLAEARQLLARLSPAERASYDASEGGRGSSHADRSAPRGTAQAPNARAAEAVAFAYTALGKPYVWGATGPSSFDCSGLTQAAYRSAGVSLPRTTYTQIDAGRRVSRSELAPGDLVFFYSGISHVGLYIGNGQMIHAPRPGAPVRIAPIDQMPFAGATRVA is encoded by the coding sequence GTGGCAGCGCACCAGAAACCCAAGCAGCGCCCGTACACCGGCTCTGCTGCCCGCACCGCAGCGACGCTCGCCTTCGCCGGGGCCGCGACCGCTGCCGCGTTGCCGGGATCCGCGCACGCCGAACCGGCGCCGACCCCCGCCCAGGTGAGGGCCGAGGTGGACCGGCTGTACCGGGAGGCGGAGGTCGCCACCGAGCAGTACAACGGCGCCAAGGAGAAGGCGACCGCCACCGCCAAGTCGGTGGACGCCCTGCGCGACGAGGCGGCGCGCAGGACCGAGCGGCTCAACACCGCACGCGACGCCCTGGGTTCGTACGCCGCCGCGCAGTACCGTTCCGGCGGCATCGACCCCGCCGTGCAGCTGGCGCTCTCGTCGGACCCCGACCAGTACCTCCGGCGCGCCTCGTACGTGGACCGGGCCGGCGAGCGGCGTGCCACCGAGGTCCGCGCCGTGCAGCGCCAGGTCGCGGACGTGGCCCAGGTACGTGCCGAGGCCGCAGGTCAGCTGGCCGACCTCGCCGCCCGGCAGGCCGCCCTGAAGGAGCACAAGGCGACGGTCCGCACCAAACTCGCCGAGGCTCGGCAGCTGCTGGCCCGCCTCTCCCCCGCCGAGCGCGCCTCCTACGACGCCTCCGAGGGCGGCCGCGGCAGCTCCCACGCCGACCGCAGCGCCCCGCGCGGTACCGCCCAGGCGCCCAACGCCCGCGCCGCCGAGGCGGTCGCCTTCGCGTACACCGCCCTGGGCAAGCCCTACGTCTGGGGCGCCACCGGCCCCTCCTCGTTCGACTGCTCCGGCCTCACCCAGGCCGCCTACCGCTCCGCGGGTGTCTCGCTCCCCCGGACCACGTACACCCAGATCGACGCCGGCCGACGCGTATCGCGCTCCGAACTCGCACCCGGAGACCTGGTGTTCTTCTACTCGGGCATCAGCCATGTCGGCCTCTACATCGGCAACGGCCAGATGATCCACGCCCCGCGCCCCGGGGCCCCGGTCCGCATCGCGCCGATCGACCAGATGCCCTTCGCGGGAGCGACCCGAGTGGCGTAG